Genomic DNA from Hyperolius riggenbachi isolate aHypRig1 chromosome 10, aHypRig1.pri, whole genome shotgun sequence:
gcACCAAATCAATAATGCTTGAAGCtttatgtaaaactcgcactggggccccaagctcctcaaTTATGCCACTGATATCAAGCCTCACTGTGATCCCAGAGGGTCCTTCAATAGCCTCACCACTGCAGTCCCATGAGCAGGCTGGAACCATACAGCAAATACAGCAGGATGCAGAGATATATGAACATTGGTGCCACCCTACTGGCTAAATATTGCAGCAGGGGTGTGTGAATCACAAAAGCGGAGTTCCACTTTAACATGTCTattatcacttgaacagtgcagtCTGAGCAGGAAGAGAGCCAGGAGGTAGAACAGGAttctccaataaatgttaaaAGCAAAGACCACCACCCACCAGACTCCACCTACAACTGAAATCATCACTTTTCCACAGGCTGCTCTTTAAGAACTCCTCAGCTGTATGGTAAAATGAATCTAAATGTAAAACAATCTACCCTAAGAAATCCCACAATGTTACTCATCTGGTGCTTCTGGTTCTACATTTCCTTTTTTggatgaaacatttcccacactctgaacaatgaGGGGCGCTCACCTGTATGAATTCTCTGGTGTGCAAGAAagagtgaaacatttcccacactcagttcaTCAACAGACTCCAACATGTGATTTTTTCTGATGTCTAAGAAGGTCTCCTTTCTGAatgtaacatttcccacactctaaacatatatAAGGACGCTCGCccgtgtgacttctctggtgccTAAGAAGGGCCACTTTCTGACTGAAACaactcccacactctaaacaggaAAAAGGACGCtcgcctgtgtgaattctctgatgcATCTGaaggtttcttctcacaatgaatgttttcccacactctgaacaagaatAAGGGCGCTCCGCTGTGTGATTTTTCAGATGTCTACAAAGATCTCCTTTTTGCATGAaccgtttcccacactctggacaggaAAAAGGACGCTCACCAGTGTGAACTCTGTGGTGATTAAGAAGGGATACTTTTTgtgtaaaatatttcccacactctgcacagcaAAAACGCAGCTCGCCCGTGTGAGTTTTCTGGTGTCTATAAAGAGATCCTTTGTAACAGAAActtttctcacactctgaacatgcaAACTGCAGCTTGTGTGATGGCGTCTTCTGGTGCAGAGCCAAAGAAGCTTCAGATTTGTTGCATTCAGAATGTGCCAATCTCTGACATTCTTTACGTGCGGCATTATGTGATGTATACGATTCTTCCAGACTGCATGGATCTGTTACTGTTTCGGCTCTGTGGTGTGGCACAGGGATATCTAAGGAGAAAGCTTGTAATTCCTCATCACTATTCCCAGTAAATGGGTTTACTATTGGAGAATATTGtgtgaagccattttcttctgcaTCATAATCCGGATGAGATGCAAGATATTCCATCCAACGGCTCCTGACTTCATGACCCCCTGCTGGAAGGAAAATGTTACTGTTACATTTCTGCAGTCAGGAGTTATGtgcgttggtactatgatgttatactgaggaatggagatggacctttcatatggtgtacagtatctcctcctcatttgttggtactatgatgttatactgaggaatggagatgggctttcatatggtgtacagtatctccaccccatttgttggtgctatgatgttatactgagggatggagttgggcctctcatatggtgtacagtatctcctcctcatgtgttggtactatgatgttatactgaggaatggagatgtgcctttcatatggtgtacagtatcccctcctcatttgttggtgctatgatgttatacagaggaatggaggtgggcctttcatatggtgtacagtatatcctcctcatttgttggtgctatgatgttatactgaggaatggagatgggcctttcatatggtgtacagtatctcctcctcatgtgttggtactatgatgttatactgagaaatggagatgggcctttcatatggtgtactgcatctcctcctcatttgttggtgctatgatgttatactgatgaatggagatgggcctttcatatggtgtacagtatctcctcctcatttgttggtactatgatgttatactgaggaatggagatgggcctttcatatggtgtacagtatctcctcatttttTGGTACTTTGATGCTCCTGAAGTCGGGCCGCTCAATACTGCGCATGCATAAGCACGCCTTCTCatgcactcgcacatgcgcagtatggaattGCCCGTCATCGAGAGCacccgggctcccaaagacttccaaagcctcccacagCGGGGCATTTGGATGGGGGAACCAGCTCTGTAACATAAATACCGTGAGAGGAACAAGGGCACCATAGGAGGAACAAGAAGGCtccataggactcagagccttccctctccttaggcgagtatctctTTTTCTAATTTTAATtacgcttcagactcactttaacatGTGCGATTTGAGTTTAGCGCTTACCAAAGACCAGCAAATAACATCAAAACAGTTTTCAGAAGCCCCCCTACCCACATAAATATCATTTGTGACGaaagattggaaaaaaaaaagcgagAGAGAGAAATTTACCCCAATGTGTGAAGTTTTTCTCtgcacttgtcctcatcatgtccccctcctctgTAGACTGCTGATCATAACTCAGATAAGACTCTgcatcttcctctttaattgtaatTGGCAtcgtctccccctcccccatgggcTGGTGATCACTCCCCTCGACTTCTTCTTCTATGATGGTCCTCATcatttcctcctcttccataGACTGGTGGTCGTAACTCACACgaatctcctcctcttcctctttaattataaTGGTTATCATTTCCCCTTCCtccgtagactgctgatcactcttctCATAGGTCTCTCCCTCAGCTCTCAAGCATCCTAGTTCCGCAGGCTAAAAACAGACAACGGTAAAggggaaaatagcattttcaacacAAAAAACAATATACCTATCATATGGTCTGAagctgtagccccccccccccccagttccacctacctgataatggtgggggatggtgtGACCTTCCTGTGGACAATTCTgggagtaaagaggacctgtacatatgtctggtgggtttctgttactggatatatCTGTAGGAAATACACACACTGACTGATTACATTGTCCCTATGTGTTTATCATATGGAGGATCTAGGTGGACCCTCCGTACTGCTCTCTCCTCTAcaagaaatgaaagtctcctcttacccggtgatttgaggggcggctgattctccatcgcGGCCTTCTTGTGTCCTATATACAACTTCACCTCCATCCCAACCTCCTCTTTTTCTCTTTCCCTTAAAATCTTCTggtcttctgtctctgtgtttCCATTCTGATCCTTCTGTCTTTCCAGATGATGGTCCTGAAAAGCAGAGAATTTGATACAGTGAGACCCAATACAAGGAATGGGTTAACTTGttataaaatactaaataatttaaTCCCCTCTTATTattaaagtacttttttcgaAATGTTATTATTCAAACATAGATGGGATTGAAAAActgatttaaagcacacctgaagtgaaagcgatatagaggctgacatttatttccttttaagggcccgttcacactggtgTGGTGCGGCAGgttgccgcactgctaccgcaacctaataaaagcctatggggaagttcacacttcccacgttgcggtacgctgcgccggaagtgcccgatttaacgctagcgcatacctacgttaccgcgCAGCTCCTGCGGCAATCTGCGTCAGCCCGGAATTCATGTCagtctatggcaacgcaggcTTCTTTAAAGAAGTTTGCGTCGCAGCgtcgcatacccgaagcaggaagtgacagcaagcacacattacttcctgcttggccgaatgccagacagggaacaccgtgtactaacgtggtgcagcctgaaggcctgtttttggcagtgcgatGTGGTGTGCGTGATGCACCACATTGCTAATGCCAGttttcagtgtgaaaccagcttaaaggtggccatacactggtagatttgccatcagatacaccaacagatagatccctctctgatcgaatctgatcagagagggatcgtatggctgcctttactgcaaacagattgtgaatcgatttcagcatgaaaccgatcacaatctgtggtggtggtgctgccgctgccccccccccccctccccccacatacattacctgctccgccggcgcgtttCCCCGCTGGGTTCACTTCTTTTTGTccgagggaagtttaaacagtagagggcgatctactgtttaaacttcctgccgggacaggaagaagtgaagcctgctggactcagagcccagcgcggagacggagcagaggtgacagtggggatatgcgccggctggatcaggtaatgtattgccgctgtattgcgttggtcgtcgggaattcgaacgccgctatcgacgtactcccgacccgccggcgatcgagaaaaatcttccgcacagacggcTTGATGGAAAcaaattgatttcggacggaaatcgatcattctgtcacagtttgcgcaacgatttcacagcagattcaatcacagagatcaaatctgctgtatatcggcgtgaGAATCGTTCGGTATATTGGTCCCTTAcagcggacttgaactcagaacttccaatctgttctaaaagataagataagagcataataacctttacagaaaaacatttgttgtAGCCCACAgaattcctgcaataaatctgctgtgtctacttcctgcttttatggcagcagacaaagggttaccatgctgtgtttacaaattagctgctctgctgaggctgcTGTGAATGCCAAATTTctttgctgacacagctgagaggttaaacaggctcctcagaagttgtgtagccaagtacttggctacacaacttctgagttactcttatctgtattattgcctgaggatGCGGGCGAGAGACctgagaaacgcgttgcatttgttctggagtacgaattatatcttgtttaaaccatacatagtggttgtgtttggttttggggaggtaagtccatctttgccccccaacttttatctgtttttacttaTGATCAaattttactctgctggcgcctctgtttccactGCAATTATTGTTATttgcctggtggaggggtgttgccccttctttccttctacagagagcgactttttagcctgagtggggatggACCTAATATCCCCAGAAGTGCTTTAAGTGGTTGCCTAacccggcaacccatacttgtgagtatatttctatttgctgctaccttggcattcctttatcatcaataatacactattgggggctctctattgtgtttttttcctttctttgaaagctgaacacatgatcagggctggatttctgcaaGGGCCATAAAGGCCCAGGCTTTGGGTGTCTGCAGGCCGAGGGGCATGTGGTCTTAAAGGAGAGAtaactacatatgaaagaggagggtgaaaatggagagcaatacatgaaaaagggaaactgatgctcagtatagctgttcatgaaagaaaggggctgcacatggaatgggaggggcattgCAGCACAAGAAACCCCTAGCAACCGCGATTCTACTGGGTGCCTCCAGGTGTGTATATTTGCAATGCTTGCTGCTAATTGAGGGACCCCTAGCGCCCAAATTTAACATCTTAGCTGTAAAGTAAAAGCTGCGAGTTGCTGCCAAAACTGTAAATTTCAACACTGGCAGGTGCCTGATAATGGCCGCCACCATGTGCCCAAATTTCTCTTTTTTGCTGATAATCACGGCTTTTATCATAGgcacctatggcggcgcccattcTTCCGTAAGGGCTTCTGCGCCTTTTTTTTACCTGATTAGTTCCCAATCCCCAAACCTCACTAACATTCACACAGCCCTGTTCCACAGTTATTGGCTTAAAGTACGTCTGAAaaaaagagggatatggaagcggccatatttatttacttttaaacaatacaaattgccaaGAGAGGAACTACAAACTCATTACTAGATGGTATAGTGAT
This window encodes:
- the LOC137536965 gene encoding uncharacterized protein, coding for MPAVPEFSARWRSHLPRGASTGRDGRRAVKFRAVGSREKTLLKWAAEEDHHLERQKDQNGNTETEDQKILREREKEEVGMEVKLYIGHKKAAMENQPPLKSPDISSNRNPPDICTGPLYSQNCPQEGHTIPHHYQPAELGCLRAEGETYEKSDQQSTEEGEMITIIIKEEEEEIRVSYDHQSMEEEEMMRTIIEEEVEGSDHQPMGEGETMPITIKEEDAESYLSYDQQSTEEGDMMRTSAEKNFTHWAGGHEVRSRWMEYLASHPDYDAEENGFTQYSPIVNPFTGNSDEELQAFSLDIPVPHHRAETVTDPCSLEESYTSHNAARKECQRLAHSECNKSEASLALHQKTPSHKLQFACSECEKSFCYKGSLYRHQKTHTGELRFCCAECGKYFTQKVSLLNHHRVHTGERPFSCPECGKRFMQKGDLCRHLKNHTAERPYSCSECGKTFIVRRNLQMHQRIHTGERPFSCLECGSCFSQKVALLRHQRSHTGERPYICLECGKCYIQKGDLLRHQKKSHVGVC